The Oligoflexia bacterium genome includes a region encoding these proteins:
- the fumC gene encoding class II fumarate hydratase — MKLRTESDSMGKIEVANDRYWGAQTQRSLQNFKIGGDRFPREMIRAFGILKKAAAQVNSELGLLEDKKAKVISQAADEVIEGKLDDHFPLVVWQTGSGTQTNMNANEVISNRAIELLSGEMGSKKPVHPNDDVNKSQSSNDCFPTAMHIAAVEQINHKLLPSLKLLHKTLKAKSNEFDKIIKVGRTHLQDATPLTLGQEFSGYVAQVENGIKRIELVLPGLLELAQGGTAVGTGLNAHPQFAEKVAKQISKLTGLPFVSAPNKFEALAAHDAIVFASGALCSVATACMKVANDIRWLASGPRCGFGELSIPENEPGSSIMPGKVNPTQSEALTMVCVQVFGNDTAIKMAGASGNFELNVFKPVIIHNFLHSVRLLSDAVVSFVENCALGIIANESKIKSDLEKCLMLVTALNPHIGYDNAAKIAKKAHVDGTTLKEAAIALKILDAASFDKYMRPELMTKPSVD; from the coding sequence ATGAAGCTACGTACCGAATCAGATTCTATGGGTAAAATTGAAGTTGCTAACGATAGATATTGGGGAGCACAAACTCAAAGATCTCTTCAAAACTTCAAAATTGGCGGCGATCGCTTTCCCCGTGAGATGATCAGAGCCTTTGGAATACTTAAAAAAGCAGCTGCACAGGTAAACAGTGAGTTGGGTCTTCTTGAAGATAAAAAAGCCAAGGTCATAAGCCAAGCTGCTGATGAAGTCATTGAGGGAAAACTCGATGATCATTTTCCTTTAGTTGTCTGGCAAACGGGTAGTGGTACACAAACCAATATGAACGCCAATGAAGTGATATCTAATCGAGCCATTGAACTTTTAAGTGGTGAAATGGGTTCTAAAAAACCCGTTCATCCCAATGACGATGTCAATAAAAGCCAATCATCAAATGATTGCTTTCCAACCGCGATGCATATTGCTGCCGTTGAACAAATCAATCATAAGCTTTTGCCTTCGCTTAAACTTCTACATAAGACCCTTAAAGCAAAATCAAACGAATTTGATAAAATTATAAAAGTCGGGCGCACACATCTTCAAGACGCAACACCTTTGACATTAGGCCAAGAATTTTCAGGCTATGTGGCTCAAGTTGAAAATGGAATAAAACGAATTGAACTGGTTTTGCCCGGTCTCTTAGAACTCGCTCAAGGCGGAACCGCAGTGGGAACGGGGCTTAACGCTCATCCTCAGTTTGCAGAAAAAGTTGCAAAACAGATTTCAAAACTTACTGGCCTTCCCTTTGTAAGTGCTCCAAATAAATTTGAAGCACTAGCGGCCCACGATGCAATTGTATTTGCAAGTGGAGCACTTTGTTCAGTGGCAACGGCATGTATGAAAGTTGCAAACGATATTCGTTGGCTTGCAAGTGGGCCTCGATGCGGTTTTGGAGAACTTAGTATTCCAGAAAATGAACCTGGTAGCTCCATTATGCCGGGCAAAGTTAATCCAACTCAAAGTGAAGCCCTAACAATGGTATGTGTTCAAGTTTTTGGAAACGACACAGCAATAAAAATGGCAGGGGCCTCAGGTAATTTTGAACTTAATGTTTTTAAGCCAGTTATCATTCATAATTTTTTACACTCAGTACGTTTACTTTCAGATGCTGTGGTGAGTTTTGTTGAAAATTGTGCTTTAGGAATTATAGCAAATGAATCAAAAATAAAATCTGATTTAGAAAAATGTCTGATGCTTGTCACGGCACTTAACCCCCATATCGGTTACGATAATGCGGCAAAAATTGCTAAAAAAGCACATGTTGATGGGACAACACTCAAAGAAGCAGCAATTGCATTAAAGATTCTAGACGCCGCAAGTTTTGACAAATACATGCGTCCTGAATTGATGACTAAACCCTCAGTTGACTAA
- a CDS encoding ABC transporter permease subunit yields MAFQLSIPRRLLSVPDIFIFLLIGASIYALTATGELWQADYQPVTEIDLSVSALPRYALFSAMRGLAAYLISLTYTLIVGYWAARSKAFERVFIPITDILQSIPVLGFLPGLVIGLIAVFPRTNMGLEIAAIIMIFTSQAWNMVFSFYNSLKSIPEDYLEAAKMMGFNAWDRFWRLEMPFAATGLAWNSLISMAGGWFFLSICEAFTLGDRQFRLPGIGAYMAVAINQGNGDAIIYGIVAMLSLIIVLDFLIWHPILSWVRRFRLEETPGNDPTEPLMLLVLKESRIIRWIRYLYRRYIARREFSTDGAFSVIPIKTLPQVPQEVKKKLWSKSLKYVAPVLWIVLTIILINGSIKLIQTLSIVPFETWLRLLKNTSFSFIRIAGAVTLCALWAIPVGIWIGLSAKRIRIAQPIIQLLASFPAPMLYPLVLGIFLQLGVNFEIVAMILMFLAVQWYVLFNVLAGALKISRELNDTLVLINTTRKERWKLLYLPSVFPALVPGLAAATGGSWNASIVAEYIVYKGKVFAANGLGAEISIAASNANFPVLAASLTIMVVVVVLLNRTLWAYLYKLSQTRYRMDI; encoded by the coding sequence ATGGCATTTCAGTTATCAATTCCGCGCCGTTTACTCTCGGTGCCAGACATTTTCATCTTCTTGTTGATAGGCGCTTCAATCTACGCATTGACCGCTACTGGAGAACTTTGGCAGGCCGATTATCAACCTGTCACTGAAATTGATTTATCCGTGTCAGCACTACCGCGTTATGCGCTTTTTTCTGCAATGCGAGGTCTTGCCGCTTATCTTATTTCTCTTACCTATACTCTTATCGTTGGGTATTGGGCCGCAAGATCTAAAGCTTTTGAGCGTGTATTTATTCCCATCACTGACATCTTACAAAGTATTCCAGTTCTAGGTTTTTTACCTGGCCTCGTAATCGGACTCATCGCTGTTTTTCCGAGAACAAATATGGGGCTAGAGATTGCAGCCATCATCATGATTTTCACAAGCCAAGCGTGGAACATGGTTTTTTCTTTTTACAATTCTCTTAAATCAATTCCCGAAGATTATCTCGAAGCAGCAAAGATGATGGGTTTTAATGCATGGGATCGCTTTTGGCGTTTAGAGATGCCTTTTGCAGCTACAGGTCTTGCTTGGAACAGTTTGATCTCTATGGCAGGGGGATGGTTTTTCTTAAGTATCTGTGAAGCGTTCACTTTAGGTGATCGACAATTCAGATTACCTGGGATTGGCGCTTATATGGCCGTAGCTATCAATCAAGGAAATGGCGACGCCATCATTTATGGCATTGTGGCTATGCTCTCACTTATTATTGTTTTAGATTTTCTAATTTGGCATCCGATTTTGTCATGGGTTCGAAGGTTTCGTTTAGAAGAAACACCCGGCAATGACCCGACTGAACCACTTATGCTTTTAGTATTAAAAGAATCGCGTATCATTCGCTGGATTCGCTATCTCTATCGTCGTTATATCGCACGACGAGAATTTAGTACTGATGGAGCTTTTAGTGTTATTCCCATAAAAACTCTTCCACAAGTTCCGCAAGAAGTTAAAAAGAAACTTTGGTCAAAGTCTTTAAAGTACGTGGCCCCAGTTTTGTGGATTGTGCTCACTATAATTCTTATAAATGGCTCAATTAAACTCATTCAAACGTTATCGATTGTTCCGTTTGAGACATGGTTAAGACTTCTTAAAAATACCTCATTTAGTTTTATTAGAATTGCGGGTGCGGTAACACTTTGCGCTCTTTGGGCTATTCCTGTTGGAATCTGGATTGGGTTATCAGCCAAACGAATTCGCATTGCTCAGCCAATTATACAATTACTTGCGTCGTTTCCGGCTCCAATGTTGTATCCGTTAGTCTTAGGAATATTTCTGCAACTAGGTGTGAATTTTGAAATCGTTGCCATGATTTTGATGTTTTTAGCTGTTCAGTGGTACGTGCTGTTTAATGTTTTAGCGGGTGCCTTAAAAATCTCTCGTGAACTAAACGATACATTAGTGCTCATTAATACAACTCGTAAAGAGCGTTGGAAACTTTTATATTTACCAAGCGTGTTTCCAGCATTGGTTCCAGGCCTTGCAGCAGCGACTGGGGGGTCTTGGAATGCGAGCATTGTTGCTGAGTACATTGTATATAAGGGAAAAGTCTTCGCCGCCAACGGGCTTGGTGCAGAAATTAGTATCGCTGCATCAAATGCTAATTTTCCTGTGCTAGCAGCGAGCCTCACAATCATGGTAGTAGTAGTAGTACTTTTGAATCGCACTTTGTGGGCGTACTTATACAAACTTTCACAAACGCGCTACCGAATGGATATATAG